In the Aquimarina spinulae genome, CCAGAGTTTATTAATAATTCTGTCATACCATTTGCAACAGCAACATCAATCCCTTGTTGAATGCTAGCAATATAAGAAGCGGCAGAAAACGGAGTGACAATACCAGTAGTTCCCAATATTGAAATTCCATGCAATATCCCTAAACGGCTATTCAATGTTCTTTTAGCAAGCTCTTCTCCATTTTTTACAGATATGGTAATGGTTACTCCACTCTTTTCAAGCTGATGGTCTGATACTATCTTTTTACAAACGATACGCATCATATCTCTGGGGACTGGATTAATGGCGGGTTCTCCAACAGGTATTTCTAATCCCGGTAAGGTAATTAGCCCCACTCCTTTTCCTCTTTTAAAAAGAATATTTCCAGTATCATTAAGAGATACAGTAGCCATGATCTCTGCGTTATGGGTTACATCAGGATCATCACCCGCATCTTTTATTGTCGAATATGTAGCTTCCTTTTGTGTTAATTTATTGGGTTGAACTCGAAATGTAGCGATTTCACCTATAGGCAATTGCACTTGGGTCTCAGTAATTTCCTGTTGGGTTACTAAACTCCATAATGCAGCTTTAACGCAAGCCGTGGCGCAGGCTCCTGTGGTATACCCTTTTCGTAATGGTTTATCTGGTATGTCTTGTAATTCGCTCAATACTTATTGATTGTTGGTTTGATCCGATTCTCTTTTCATAAACCATTGTCTTTTCTCTTGGCGTGTCCCTTTGGGTCAGGCTATTCGTTACAACTCCTCACATCGTCTATCCTTCGACAAGCTCAGCAAGACAATACTGCGGGGTTTTCACTACTATCCTTCACGCAAAATACCATCATTAAAGAAATTCTTAACTAATTATTTTAATCAACGCTGCTTTTGTATCGATACAAAGATATCGATTAGAAATTTTTGGTTTTTTGAGAATGACTATCGGGATATTTACAGCCAGAGCCGCAGCTATTTTTTCTTCCAGTTTCCCATTACTTCCACTTTCTTTAGTAAAAATTACAGTTGGAGATAGTTTGGTAAACAACTCCGTTTCGGCTGCTTTAGATTGCGGATATCCAAATAATAACTTTGTTTTTGGAAATCCCGCCTCATCGGCAATCGCCCTGGAGCTATCTCGATCTAAAATACGAAACCAGGTGAGGTGTTCTTCCCAGTAAGATCGTAATTTAGCAATAGTTTGTACTCCCGAAAGTGCCAATAATGAACTATAGTTGTTTTTATTAAAATAACGTATCGCCTCTTCAAAACTATCTACATAAGATACGTTTTGATCTCGTATTCTGGGAGAAAACTGTCTTTGAAAACGTATTAAAGGTAATGCGATCGAAATATCAGAAATCATTTGATGTAATTGTACCGCAAAAGGATGAGAAGC is a window encoding:
- a CDS encoding precorrin-6A/cobalt-precorrin-6A reductase, producing the protein MILVFGGTTEGKQVARILDELEYPYYYSTKTKVDYKGKGTPIHGVMTRSLLETFCKKHEITHIINASHPFAVQLHQMISDISIALPLIRFQRQFSPRIRDQNVSYVDSFEEAIRYFNKNNYSSLLALSGVQTIAKLRSYWEEHLTWFRILDRDSSRAIADEAGFPKTKLLFGYPQSKAAETELFTKLSPTVIFTKESGSNGKLEEKIAAALAVNIPIVILKKPKISNRYLCIDTKAALIKIIS
- a CDS encoding cobalt-precorrin-5B (C(1))-methyltransferase, with product MSELQDIPDKPLRKGYTTGACATACVKAALWSLVTQQEITETQVQLPIGEIATFRVQPNKLTQKEATYSTIKDAGDDPDVTHNAEIMATVSLNDTGNILFKRGKGVGLITLPGLEIPVGEPAINPVPRDMMRIVCKKIVSDHQLEKSGVTITISVKNGEELAKRTLNSRLGILHGISILGTTGIVTPFSAASYIASIQQGIDVAVANGMTELLINSGARSEKMLRSIFPDISEVSCIHYGNWIQETFEKIHQSPQITKVSMGIMLGKASKLAQGRTNTHSGKTTWDKDFIYQLAISAGYPEEIANKVLALNMAGRLREIFTFTAQENFYQKLIQECHYHCQKIAPNVTIAMYLINNDGTHISYTI